The following proteins come from a genomic window of Actinomarinicola tropica:
- a CDS encoding SulP family inorganic anion transporter, producing the protein MRALTARLPILGWLPRYQQRDLNGDLTAGLTVAAMLIPQGMAYAMLAGMPPEAGLYASTVPLVLYALIGTSRQLAVGPVAIMSLLTASAIAPLAEEGTARYVELAALLAVMVAVIHFVLGALKAGWVVNFLSHPVLVGYTAAAAIIIGTSQVKHLLGITMPSSEGWIETVTELVRHLGEVNWTTVAVGVAAIALLVGLKRWKRTFPSALAVVALTTGAVQLLSLEDRGVKVLGEIPSDLPMLAVPSFDSSVVGSLLPAALVITLAGFMESIAIAKVFARKNRYEVDANQELIGLGSANLGAGFFGGFPVTGGFSRTAVNAQAGARTPLASLITVAIILVALVLLTPYLESLPSATLGAIVVVAVASLVDWREARHIAHVNRADLVPMAVAFVATLALGIELGIGVAVVTSLGLLFLRLMKPHTAVLGRIAGTHAYRNVDRFPTAERIPGVTAIRLDTSVNFVNVAFVKRRLTELVAEEGDVDTVVIDFTGVNDLDASGDQALHEILDELTERGVDVHLATVKGPVRDVMMRSGLWQRLGRHVHLDVDAAMESVARHEPRLEAAELVPPTSVIRSFRSVSA; encoded by the coding sequence ATGCGCGCACTGACCGCCCGCCTCCCGATCCTCGGGTGGCTCCCCCGCTACCAGCAAAGGGACCTCAACGGGGACCTGACCGCCGGCCTCACCGTCGCCGCGATGCTCATCCCCCAGGGCATGGCCTACGCCATGCTCGCCGGGATGCCGCCCGAGGCCGGGCTCTACGCGTCGACGGTGCCGCTGGTCCTCTACGCGCTGATCGGCACGTCGCGGCAGCTGGCCGTGGGGCCGGTGGCGATCATGTCGCTGCTCACCGCGTCGGCCATCGCCCCGCTCGCCGAGGAGGGCACCGCCCGCTACGTCGAGCTCGCCGCCCTGCTCGCGGTGATGGTGGCCGTCATCCACTTCGTGCTCGGTGCGCTGAAGGCGGGATGGGTCGTCAACTTCCTCTCCCACCCGGTGCTCGTCGGCTACACGGCCGCGGCCGCCATCATCATCGGCACGAGCCAGGTCAAGCACCTCCTCGGCATCACCATGCCGAGCTCGGAGGGCTGGATCGAGACCGTCACCGAGCTGGTCCGCCACCTCGGTGAGGTCAACTGGACGACCGTGGCGGTCGGTGTGGCCGCCATCGCCCTGCTCGTCGGGCTCAAGCGCTGGAAGCGCACGTTCCCCTCCGCGCTCGCGGTCGTCGCCCTCACCACCGGCGCCGTCCAGCTGCTGTCGCTCGAGGACCGGGGCGTGAAGGTCCTCGGCGAGATCCCGAGCGACCTGCCGATGCTCGCCGTCCCGTCGTTCGACTCGAGCGTCGTCGGCAGCCTGCTGCCCGCCGCCCTCGTCATCACGCTCGCCGGGTTCATGGAGTCGATCGCGATCGCCAAGGTGTTCGCTCGCAAGAACCGCTACGAGGTCGACGCCAACCAGGAGCTCATCGGGCTCGGGTCGGCGAACCTCGGGGCCGGGTTCTTCGGCGGCTTCCCCGTCACGGGCGGGTTCTCCCGCACGGCGGTGAACGCCCAGGCCGGGGCCCGCACGCCCCTCGCCTCGCTGATCACCGTGGCGATCATCCTCGTCGCCCTCGTGCTGCTCACGCCGTACCTCGAGTCGCTGCCGTCGGCCACCCTCGGCGCCATCGTCGTCGTCGCCGTGGCGAGCCTCGTCGACTGGCGCGAGGCCCGGCACATCGCCCACGTCAACCGGGCCGACCTGGTGCCGATGGCGGTGGCGTTCGTCGCCACGCTCGCGCTCGGCATCGAGCTCGGCATCGGCGTCGCCGTCGTCACCTCGCTCGGCCTGCTGTTCCTGCGCCTCATGAAGCCCCACACCGCCGTCCTCGGGCGCATCGCCGGCACGCACGCCTACCGCAACGTCGACCGCTTCCCGACCGCCGAACGGATCCCCGGCGTCACCGCCATCCGCCTCGACACCTCGGTCAACTTCGTCAACGTGGCCTTCGTGAAGCGGCGCCTCACCGAGCTGGTCGCCGAGGAGGGCGACGTCGACACCGTCGTGATCGACTTCACCGGCGTCAACGACCTGGACGCCTCGGGCGACCAGGCGCTCCACGAGATACTCGACGAGCTGACCGAGCGCGGCGTCGACGTGCACCTCGCCACGGTGAAGGGCCCCGTCCGCGACGTGATGATGCGGTCCGGCCTGTGGCAGCGGCTCGGCCGGCACGTCCACCTCGACGTGGACGCGGCGATGGAGTCCGTCGCCCGGCACGAGCCTCGCCTGGAGGCCGCCGAGCTCGTCCCGCCGACGTCGGTGATCCGGTCGTTCCGGAGCGTGAGCGCATGA
- a CDS encoding rhodanese-like domain-containing protein, with product MNLFSRLTASATSIPAVDVETAASRSAGTVLVDVREPDEWSAGHAPGAVHVPLGSLDPERLPAADVVFVICRSGNRSAMATQALRAVGIDARNVEGGMGAWQQAGLPVERG from the coding sequence GTGAACCTGTTCAGCCGCCTCACCGCCTCTGCCACCTCGATCCCCGCCGTCGACGTCGAGACCGCTGCGTCCCGCTCCGCCGGCACCGTCCTCGTCGACGTCCGCGAGCCCGACGAGTGGTCCGCCGGCCATGCGCCCGGCGCGGTGCACGTCCCGCTCGGTTCGCTCGACCCCGAGCGCCTCCCTGCGGCCGACGTCGTCTTCGTCATCTGCCGGTCGGGCAACCGGTCGGCCATGGCCACCCAGGCGCTCCGGGCCGTCGGCATCGACGCCCGCAACGTCGAGGGCGGAATGGGCGCGTGGCAGCAGGCCGGGCTCCCGGTCGAGCGGGGGTAG
- a CDS encoding ArsR/SmtB family transcription factor, which yields MSNLRPEKDALHDGFAAVAKALASGRRTEIVDLLAQAERSVEQVAREIDQSVANTSHHLRTLATAGLVRSRRDGQHVRYRLASDRVADLWAALRDVAGDHAAPVPVLAAAYMGERDDIEHEPLDVGEVLARVRAGEVALLDVRPRLEYLAGHLPGAASVPVEELGGAVDELPSGVDVVVYCRGPYCRFADDAVRRLRAAGRTARRLDGGVIEWRRAGGPVDIPPAA from the coding sequence ATGAGCAACCTCCGTCCGGAGAAGGACGCCCTGCACGACGGCTTCGCCGCAGTGGCCAAGGCCCTGGCGAGCGGCCGCCGCACCGAGATCGTCGACCTCCTCGCCCAGGCCGAGCGCTCGGTGGAGCAGGTGGCCCGCGAGATCGACCAGAGCGTCGCCAACACCTCTCACCACCTGCGCACTCTGGCGACCGCCGGGCTCGTGCGGTCCCGCCGAGACGGCCAGCACGTGCGCTACCGGCTGGCGTCGGATCGCGTGGCCGACCTGTGGGCTGCGCTGCGCGACGTCGCCGGGGACCACGCGGCCCCGGTCCCCGTCCTGGCCGCCGCCTACATGGGCGAGCGCGACGACATCGAGCACGAGCCGCTCGACGTCGGGGAGGTCCTGGCCCGGGTGCGAGCCGGCGAGGTCGCCCTGCTCGACGTGCGGCCGCGACTCGAGTACCTCGCCGGCCACCTGCCCGGCGCGGCCTCGGTCCCGGTCGAGGAGCTGGGCGGCGCCGTCGACGAGCTCCCGAGCGGCGTCGACGTCGTCGTCTACTGCCGCGGGCCGTACTGCCGCTTCGCCGATGACGCGGTCCGCCGCCTGCGTGCGGCCGGCCGGACGGCACGTCGGCTCGACGGCGGCGTCATCGAGTGGCGCCGGGCGGGCGGGCCGGTCGACATACCCCCGGCGGCATGA